The following are encoded in a window of Gossypium raimondii isolate GPD5lz chromosome 13, ASM2569854v1, whole genome shotgun sequence genomic DNA:
- the LOC105784554 gene encoding pectate lyase — protein MGIAGYSYSWFLLSFFALIPTLRAHIAEYDKYWKARELEAIENLNKAYHPNPEEVVRHYNDHFVNTMLEYNNTRRVLKGKKNGPCEITNPVDSCWRCDPNWVKNRKRLADCAPGFARGTTGGKDGKFYVVTDPNDDIANPKPGTLRHAVTQLRPLWITFKKSMIIKLKQELIVTSDKTIDARGANVHICYGAGITVQFSRNVIIHGLHIHHIKPATGGIIRDAENHIGLRTASDGDAISLFGATNIWLDHLSLYDSSDGLIDVIQGSTAITISNCHFTDHNEVLLFGASDNYVADEKMQITVALNRFGKGLVDRMPRCRLGFFHVVNNDYTHWFMYAIGGSSHPTIISQGNRYIASSIYVTKQVTSRGYLSPEQWNKWNWVSQGDHFINGAYFITSGDPNASKLFGAEKMMPFQPGRLVPKLTRYAGTLHCRIGRPC, from the exons atGGGTATTGCTGGTTATAGTTATAGTTGGTTTTTGTTGTCATTTTTCGCCCTAATCCCAACACTAAGAGCTCACATCGCTGAATATGATAAGTATTGGAAAGCACGAGAATTGGAAGCCATTGAGAACCTGAACAAGGCTTATCACCCCAATCCGGAGGAGGTGGTCCGGCATTACAATGACCACTTTGTCAATACCATGCTTGAGTATAATAACACCAGAAGGGTgttgaaaggaaagaaaaacgGTCCCTGTGAGATTACTAACCCCGTTGATAGTTGTTGGCGATGTGATCCTAACTGGGTAAAGAACAGGAAGAGGTTGGCCGACTGTGCCCCTGGATTTGCTCGTGGTACTACCGGTGGAAAGGACGGCAAGTTTTACGTGGTCACTGACCCTAATGATGATATTGCTAACCCCAAGCCCGGAACTTTACGTCATGCAGTCACTCAACTCAGGCCACTTTGGATCACTTTCAAAAAATCCATGATCATCAAGCTGAAACAGGAGCTCATTGTTACAAGCGACAAGACCATTGATGCAAGGGGAGCTAATGTGCATATTTGCTATGGTGCTGGTATTACTGTCCAGTTTTCTAGGAATGTCATTATCCATGGCCTCCATATCCATCACATTAAACCCGCTACTGGTGGCATCATTAGGGATGCTGAAAACCACATTGGGTTAAGGACTGCCAGCGATGGAGATGCGATCTCTCTTTTTGGAGCAACCAATATTTGGCTTGACCATCTTTCCCTTTATGATTCCTCTGATGGTCTTATCGATGTTATTCAGGGTTCCACTGCCATTACCATTTCAAACTGCCATTTCACTGACCACAACGAG GTGCTATTGTTTGGAGCAAGCGACAACTACGTTGCCGACGAGAAGATGCAGATCACTGTTGCTTTGAACCGCTTCGGTAAAGGATTGGTGGACAGGATGCCTAGGTGTCGATTAGGTTTTTTTCATGTTGTCAACAATGACTACACTCATTGGTTCATGTATGCCATTGGCGGCAGTAGCCACCCTACAATTATCAGCCAGGGCAATAGGTATATCGCGTCAAGCATCTACGTAACTAAGCAAGTGACTAGTAGGGGCTACTTATCACCGGAACAGTGGAATAAATGGAATTGGGTATCACAGGGTGACCACTTCATTAACGGTGCCTATTTTATTACATCCGGTGATCCGAATGCTAGCAAGCTATTCGGTGCTGAAAAAATGATGCCTTTCCAACCTGGTCGATTAGTCCCCAAACTCACAAGGTATGCCGGAACACTCCACTGCAGAATTGGTCGCCCttgttaa